CGTTAAATCATTAAACCTAACAGGCTCATCTTTCAAATGGTAAATGATTGATCCTTTCCACTTTCCACCAATAAGGCGCATGCCTTTTTCTATAGCGCATGGTTCCATACAGGCGTTATAAACTTTTTTCCTGCCTTTACTATCTGTTTTTATTAAACTTTCCAAAAAGACCGCCTCATTTAAACTAGGTTACTAAAAGTATACTAATTGAATATCAATATAAGGTACCTAAAATATACCACCAATTAGTAACCAAAATAAATTCTTTCTACGGAGACATATCAATGAGCAATATTTTAATTATCAATGGTCACCAATATTACCCCTTCTCTGAAGGCAAACTTAACGCAACATTAGTCGATAAAGCAGCAAGCTTATTAGCAGCAAAAGGACATAGCACACGCATTGTCACTATGTTAGACGATATTAATGTTGAAGAAGAACTAGCAAACCACCAGTGGGCAGACATTGTGATCTTGCAAACCCCTGTTAACTGGATGGGAATACCATGGTCATTCAAAAAATACATGGATGAGGTCTATACTGCTGGTATGGCTGGCGCATTATGTGATGGAGACGGACGGAATGAGTCTGCACCTAAAAAGAACTATGGCATGGGCGGCACATTAACCAATACTAAATATATGATTTCGTTAACATTCAACGCACCAGAAGAAGCATTTAACGATGAACACGAGTTCTTTAACGGCAAATCAGTTGACGATTTACTGTTTCCAATGCACATGAACTTCAAGTTCTTTGGCATGAAACCTTTAGAGACATTTGCATGCTTTGACGTCATGAAAAATGCAGATATTGAAAACGACTTTAAACGTTTTGAAGCGCACATTAACAAACACTTTTAAGAGGAAGTAAAATGAGTACTGAGTATACGAATAAACTGCATGCTGGGGCAGACTTTCCTGAAATTGAAGCAAAGCTGCTAAACGGCGATATTAAAAATTTACCCCAGCCTGAACACGGCCTAGACTGGAAAATGATAGTAGTTTACAGAGGGCAACATTGCCCTTTATGTACGCGATACCTAAACCAACTACAAGATGTAAAACAGAAACTTGCTGAAACAGGGGTTGATTTAATTGCTATTTCAGGTGATAGCAAAGAGCAACTTGAAAGCCATTTAGCGCGCTTAGATACCAACTTCCCTATAGCCTATGGCTTAACGATTAAGCAAATGAAAATGCTCGGCCTTTATATTTCCGACCCAAGATCACCCAAAGAAACTGACCACCCTTTCCCTGAGCCAGGGCTATTTGCAGCAAGGTGCGATTTCTCATATACGCTTTCTAGCTCAGGGTTGATTACATGGGTATAGACCATTGTGCTCGATATGTCGGCATGGCCTAAATATACTTGGATTTGACGAATACCAGCTCCGCTTTCAAGTATGTGAGTGGTTGCACTATGACGAGATTCGAATAGAAACGACATACATCTGGATCATTGTATCGTGCCTACATATAAATTATGTACGAACTACGATCCTACATACTTCCACTTAATACATTGACTAGCTTCTTATAGATATTCTTTAATATTGAAGTCCTTCAATGGGTTTAAAGTATTAACGGTTGCCTTAGGCCAAAGTTTCTTAGCAGCATCTTCATTTGGATACGGGTCGATCAACAAGACCTGTGTTATATTTTCACCACTTTCTTTCAAAAAATTTAGAAGTGCATAATCATAAGCATTAAATGCGAAACCAAATAGTATAATTCTTTTACTATCTGATAATATTTGATCTCCTAAGGCCCATACGTTTGCTAACTCTGGTGGTGGTGTTTTCTCTGGTGCAGGTGGAACAATAAGAGCCTTGCCTGCTCTACCGGGTTTGCCACTTGTATACTTGATATCTGAATCCCAAGAAAGTGAGCCGTGCAGTTTAGCAAAAGGTATATTACCTGTTACATTTACATGTGCATTTTGCCAAGGAAATTGAGGATTTAAGCCTCTACCAAATAGTTGCTCTCCTTTAACTCCATAATTAAAGCCTTTAGTTCCTAAAGCACACTCGACCAGTGTATCGTAATTACAAGTTAGTATTCCTCTTAATCCGAAGCTAGCGATAGAATTAATAAAACCCTTAATCTTAATTATTTGTTCATTTTCTCTAACAACTCGCTCATCGAACATAGCTGAAGTATACGAACCTTGGATTCTAGTCATGAATGGTTCTGTTAAACGTCTATTCACATACCAAATAATTCTGCTACGCCTGTGTGATGACTTGTGCAAACACCAATAGATAAATTGCTCTTCCGTAGCAGTGAGATTTTCGTTTTTCCATTTGCTCCAGTCACTTTGCAATAATTCTAGCTTTCTATTTTCCGTTTCATTTGTTGGTTCAATATCAAAATCAAACAGTTGGTTGACTAGTGGTAGATCAAATGCCCATTTAGAAAATCCTGCCCCCAAAAATAATGTAATCACTAGCTTTTCACTCTTTTTGATGGCAATGATTTTTCTAGCCAATTGGGGTGAGTTAAGTTCTTCAAAAACCAATCAATAAATGACTCTGAATATCTAGGTCTATCTGTATGATCGAAAAAAGTCGGTTTACTCTTAACTTTGTGCTTTTTCACTACCGCTCTAAACGAATAACTAGTAATACAATGAGTCGATTGCGCATCATTTATTCTTTGAATTGCAGCTTTCTCATAAAAAGGGTGTGTTAATTTAAGGTTTTTGGGTCGATCCACAAAAACAGTATGAGTCCCATCTGGGCCAGCACCAAAAGTTAAGTCACCATCTCCCGGCTTTTTAGTCAAGGCAAGCTTATATTCAATGTTAATTGCGAAGCGATTAGAGTCATGCTCTTGCTCAAGTTTGGTGAATTTCTTCAAAAACTTTATTACTTCATCAGTAGTTCTTTTACCGTATTCATCCTTTAAAATAGCCATATCTGGTTCTGGACCATCAATCACTAAACTCAACATGCCTACACTTTGATCAGAAAGAGGAGCATACCCCTCTTGATGAGCAAACTCTTCTTGATACAACAAAACTGATGTTTGAAATAGCCTAGACAATTGCGGCTGTATTTCTGGTAAAAGTAAATGAACTGCATCGTTTCTTAATGAAACTAGTTGATTTAGATTATCCTTATCTGCACTTTTACTTGGATATCGAAAGTCTATTGCTTGTCCAACAGGGATGCTTCTTCCATTTTCTTCAAATAGTGAATCAAACCCTTGTGCCTTTAGTATTTGCGCTTTAAGCAAAAGCTCCCAAGCATTAGTCATCATAATAGCAAAGGCTTCAACTCTATTTTCTAAGCTTGGTCGGTTATAAACCTCCAAAGCAACTGTAAAGGCGTTTAGGCTTCTTTTGATTAGTTTTTGGTATAGCTTTTCATCATCACTAAGAACCTTAGCTTGTGTGCTTTGAGAAGTTATTCTGAAGAAATCATCATCACTTAAGGAAAGTAACCCTTGGCTGTACCAATAGGGCCTTTTGTTTTGAAATATGTACTTTCCCTTGAGGTTCTCACTAACAAATTTGCTGATGGAGTCAGATTTGTATCCAGTTTCAGCAGCAGCTTCTGCATACGTGAAATGTGTTTTATTTTTCTCTTTTTCACGAAAAAAATTTAACAGTTCACTTCTCTTATCTTTCTTTGTCACACTCACCCGTCCTTGTTATTTTGCTACTACTCACTTTAATGTTACATAATAATTAAGTGCATAATAATATACAATAAATCAAGCGATAATTATCTGATTAAAACAACCCACTACCACCTTCGGCAGACGGATGAGTTGCTTCATAAACCTCAGATAACTTCTTACGGCTAACATGAGTGTAAAGTTGCGTAGTGAGGATACTGGCATGGCCTAGTATTTCTTGGATATGGCGAAGGTCAGCACCATTGTCTAACATCGGTGTTGTAGCGGTATAAATGACACGCGCCAGTATGATCAACCCATGCTAACTTCACATACTGTGTGGCCATATCAGACAATTTACCCGGCACATAGCGTTTGCCATTGTTAGCTAGGAATAGAGCCTTTCCAGAACCAATGAATGCAAACATAGGTCTGATCTTACCAATATAGAATGCTAGCCATTCAAATCCTCGCAAACTGATTAGCACCAATTTTTCCTTCTTACCTTTGTCATGAACGCGAATCAACTACATTGAGGTAAAGAATAATATATCTAATAGTCAAAACAAAAAAGGTGAGCAAAATGCTCACCTTTTGAAAAGTTGTGTTAACCCACTTAATTACATGATCACAACAACACCCTACTCGTCCCTATAGCTCTCCACCGCTGGGCATGAGCATATTAGGTTTCTGTCGCCGTATACGTCGTCGATGCGGCTTACGGTTGGCCAGAACTTGTCGTTGGCGACGGATGCCACTGGGAATGCAGCATATTGTCTGTCGTATGCGCGGTTCCATTCAGGATCTAGTACGTCTTGCTGGGTGTGTGGTGCAAAATGTAGTGGATTGTTGTCTAGTGTCCACTCGCCCGACTCTACTTTTGCAAT
This is a stretch of genomic DNA from Flocculibacter collagenilyticus. It encodes these proteins:
- a CDS encoding NAD(P)H-dependent oxidoreductase; this encodes MSNILIINGHQYYPFSEGKLNATLVDKAASLLAAKGHSTRIVTMLDDINVEEELANHQWADIVILQTPVNWMGIPWSFKKYMDEVYTAGMAGALCDGDGRNESAPKKNYGMGGTLTNTKYMISLTFNAPEEAFNDEHEFFNGKSVDDLLFPMHMNFKFFGMKPLETFACFDVMKNADIENDFKRFEAHINKHF
- a CDS encoding redoxin domain-containing protein, producing MSTEYTNKLHAGADFPEIEAKLLNGDIKNLPQPEHGLDWKMIVVYRGQHCPLCTRYLNQLQDVKQKLAETGVDLIAISGDSKEQLESHLARLDTNFPIAYGLTIKQMKMLGLYISDPRSPKETDHPFPEPGLFAARCDFSYTLSSSGLITWV
- a CDS encoding DUF3644 domain-containing protein; amino-acid sequence: MTKKDKRSELLNFFREKEKNKTHFTYAEAAAETGYKSDSISKFVSENLKGKYIFQNKRPYWYSQGLLSLSDDDFFRITSQSTQAKVLSDDEKLYQKLIKRSLNAFTVALEVYNRPSLENRVEAFAIMMTNAWELLLKAQILKAQGFDSLFEENGRSIPVGQAIDFRYPSKSADKDNLNQLVSLRNDAVHLLLPEIQPQLSRLFQTSVLLYQEEFAHQEGYAPLSDQSVGMLSLVIDGPEPDMAILKDEYGKRTTDEVIKFLKKFTKLEQEHDSNRFAINIEYKLALTKKPGDGDLTFGAGPDGTHTVFVDRPKNLKLTHPFYEKAAIQRINDAQSTHCITSYSFRAVVKKHKVKSKPTFFDHTDRPRYSESFIDWFLKNLTHPNWLEKSLPSKRVKS
- a CDS encoding tyrosine-type recombinase/integrase, translating into MLDNGADLRHIQEILGHASILTTQLYTHVSRKKLSEVYEATHPSAEGGSGLF